One segment of Anguilla anguilla isolate fAngAng1 chromosome 1, fAngAng1.pri, whole genome shotgun sequence DNA contains the following:
- the si:dkey-26c10.5 gene encoding hepatic lectin, with translation MEMHEMEMTEEESKGKEERKQEDYREVCPAVSAGTTAEKGESQYTALKIPPEDIYSEPFISHASATAIKDLQRRARLYLGLCVILSVLSLILLIAVCILGASRQTVCHDEEVFPVDAATAPKLDRTPCTIQECRQVCSGRRTPARSCRKCDAGWVEFEGSCFYFSRNLRTWNKSREECKNVAGDLAVIDNQRVQEFLVKKGNMAYWIGVIQAKTGQSVWVSTTPGESYWAQSQIEGNCGYLIGGDNPTASWHVSPCSRQTAYICQK, from the exons ATGGAGATGCATGAAATGGAGATGACCGAAGAGGAAAGCaagggaaaagaagaaagaaaacaagaagaTTACAGGGAAG TCTGCCCAGCAGTCTCTGCTGGTACCACCGCAGAAAAGGGTGAATCGCAGTACACGGCCCTGAAGATTCCACCTGAAGACATTTACTCTGAACCATTTATTTCTCATGCTTCTGCCACGGCCATAAAAG ACCTCCAGAGAAGAGCTCGTCTGTACCTTGGGCTGTGTGTGATTCTGTCGGTCCTCTCACTAATACTTTTGATCGCTGTCTGCATCCTCGGTGCCTCAC GGCAGACTGTGTGCCATGATGAGGAGGTGTTTCCAGTTGACGCGGCGACAGCTCCCAAATTGGACCGTACACCTTGCACTATCCAGGAATGCAGGCAGGTCTGTTCAGGCAGAAGAACCCCAG CCCGTTCTTGCAGGAAGTGTGATGCTGGGTGGGTGGAGTTTGAGGGCTCCTGTTTTTACTTCTCGCGTAACCTGCGCACCTGGAATAAGAGCAGAGAGGAGTGCAAGAACGTGGCTGGGGACCTGGCTGTCATAGACAATCAAAGAGTACAG gagttCCTGGTAAAGAAAGGGAACATGGCATATTGGATTGGAGTGATCCAGGCCAAAACTGGACAGTCTGTCTGGGTCAGCACCACACCGGGAGAGAG TTACTGGGCCCAGAGCCAGATTGAGGGGAATTGCGGCTatctgattggaggagacaaCCCGACTGCTAGCTGGCACGTATCGCCATGCTCACGCCAGACTGCCTACATCTGTCAGAAATGA